The following coding sequences are from one Apodemus sylvaticus chromosome X, mApoSyl1.1, whole genome shotgun sequence window:
- the LOC127674384 gene encoding G-protein coupled receptor 83-like, whose product MNTSFKGVSPFLSEMESAIDWLGENVTWVPSIEDQSCNYTTQNGTNISSTESGGPKGTVSKWIGGNPHIMAKIVLTFAYAVIIVISLFGNSLVCQVFVKHKEIKKSTGLLIFNLAISDILIILLNSPFALARFLSGQWVFGRIMCHVSRFAQYCSLHVSTLTLMAVAMDRHRVILHPMKPRLTHTQSLIVVGVIWSIAVFLALPHAIYQNVVTLVNMDGDTRSYCLPSFPGPSVLVSKYVDLGTFVLLYILPLLVIVVTYSHLGKRLWIQNAIGDASARQLMAHYQKRKKSIRMLILIVLVFAVCWFPLNFYVVLISSAGVENDSVLFYAFHWFAMSSTCYNPFIYCWLNRSFRAKLRSISSMRMQTLFVCSNSQVQQIQPRESHELRELQTSSLLRVPLAVPEPQVLEDPSLATGDNSQVSVQGEWEDPDPSLDEEPGPSTKDTYFCIHVQTSSH is encoded by the exons atgaatactTCCTTCAAGGGAGTATCTCCCTTCCTGTCAGAAATGGAAAGTGCCATTGATTGGCTTGGAGAAAATGTCACTTGGGTTCCATCAATCGAGGATCAAAGCTGCAATTACACAACCCAGAATGGAACCAATATCTCCAGTACAGAATCGGGAGGGCCGAAAGGAACTGTGAGTAAATGGATAGGAGGCAATCCCCACATCATGGCAAAGATCGTGCTGACATTTGCATATGCTGTCATCATAGTGATATCTCTCTTTGGCAACTCCCTGGTATGCCAAGTTTTTGTCAAGCACAAGGAAATCAAGAAATCAACAGGCCTTCTCATCTTCAATCTGGCAATATCTGACATTTTGATAATCCTGCTCAACAGTCCGTTTGCTCTG GCTCGTTTCCTGAGTGGACAGTGGGTTTTTGGTAGGATCATGTGCCATGTCAGTCGGTTTGCTCAGTACTGCTCCCTGCATGTCTCAACTCTTACACTGATGGCAGTTGCTATGGACCGGCACCGG GTAATTCTGCACCCAATGAAACCAAGGCTGACTCACACCCAAAGCCTAATTGTTGTTGGCGTGATCTGGAGTATTGCAGTGTTCCTTGCTCTGCCGCATGCAATTTACCAAAATGTGGTCACTCTCGTCAACAT GGATGGTGATACTAGGAGCTActgcctcccttcctttcctggaCCCAGCGTACTGGTTTCGAAGTATGTCGACCTTGGGACATTTGTCTTGTTGTATATCCTGCCACTTCTGGTGATTGTTGTAACCTATTCTCACCTAGGAAAGAGGTTGTGGATTCAAAATGCTATTGGTGATGCATCTGCTCGTCAACTTATGGCACACTACCAGAAGCGCAAGAAGAGCATCAGGATGCTGATACTTATTGTATTGGTCTTTGCTGTTTGTTGGTTTCCACTTAACTTCTATGTGGTTCTTATTTCCAGTGCAGGTGTAGAAAACGACAGTGTGCTTTTCTATGCCTTTCATTGGTTTGCAATGAGCAGCACCTGCTACAATCCTTTCATCTACTGTTGGCTCAACAGGAGCTTCCGTGCCAAACTAAGATCCATATCATCTATGAGGATGCAAACACTGTTTGTGTGTAGTAACTCCCAGGTTCAGCAAATACAACCACGGGAGAGTCATGAGCTTAGGGAGCTGCAGACATCTTCACTGCTACGAGTTCCCCTGGCTGTTCCAGAACCCCAGGTTTTAGAGGATCCCAGTTTGGCTACAGGGGATAATTCCCAGGTCTCTGTCCAAGGGGAGTGGGAAGATCCAGATCCCTCTCTAGATGAAGAACCAGGGCCCTCAACCAAGGATACTTACTTTTGCATCCACGTGCAGACTAGCAGTCACTAA